The Humulus lupulus chromosome 7, drHumLupu1.1, whole genome shotgun sequence region ggtaattatacgaataaataggatggattagtgcaaattggtgaaccgtaatatgaaaataattatattatggatttgagaaactaatagcatgggaagatggtcactcctttctttttaggtggttctaaggttaaaatccatctagtctaccagtcgatattattgatatctcttggctatttcttacagagtgtttctttacaaaaatatgccaaccccatgctctacccagggtcttggtatttataggaagaagatatctgggttggcaatggggtcatcccgtgatctctttacccttcacgtcatctctgtgacactgatgattaattcctaaactttgcagtgaagtgtggtctaatcaataggtaaggagggataatgggccgcatggcccaaatcaggcgtgggatggctgaacacgcatgtttatactgcgtgtccgagaattcaggaatagaatagacatgtgatgtctgatatatgcacgtttatattgcatggttgactttacaaggattcgggtgtcagatctctggTGCGTTACGAGCTCAATGTGGcaccagctcgtgacactcatactgctgacacggtgcctccgagtagcagttaactctctaatcagctcgggccgGACAGATGGAGGCCCGAAACAAAATAGCTCcaggtggacgatttacacatggcagatcgaattaggcctttttctagctcgccaatagtgcgcggatatttagggcgtacttttgccccccaagcccctgctcgtgacccatgacgtcatctgtgaccttcacagtgggggcttttaagtttcccttttgactcttcatgtcccgcccacTGCGTGGGTATCAGTCACGTGGAGCGccgtggttggcgactgttcggtttccgagaattgcattaaatggcctaacCTACTTTCGGTCGtcgtttcgcctctcgagttatgaccctcgtatctcgcattaatttgatcgaaTGGTCCTTGTTCCTTTAtgtctcttacgtatatataaggttggccatcttccgtattagccaccttcatttgaatttttttcctcattttctctcctttttagtCTCAGAAGTTTTTCTTCTTCCGGTTATCATCCCAAAGATCCCTACGCTCTCGCCACAAGAGTTTCTTCACCAGTCTAGCTTTAAAGACTCCACCAGGACTCCGATTCCTACGCTTTTTGCGACTTTCACACGGAAAATACATTGTAAGTCCTCTGCTTATTGCATGTTTTGATCTTTTCATTTCTCTATTAGGTAAacctctttcttagtcgcacattgtaggttgtttttggctggtttttggtgcataggttttggtGCATAGGCATATCGATTATttgagaacatgtctaggaatgtgatgtttaggacaagataaattctgggtaatttttctaggtagctttagggaatgcctgATAGGAAaatggaaggtgagaggtttctagggtgcaaaaccgggtagcttaggggtcacgcttcctaggcggttttgctttttaaaaatttccctccaaggcaagcattatcctgaccctcttgacacacagatcccgagcaatcggggatccgttggaaatGTGGGCGCGTGACCATGGTAATGCGTGGCTTCACACACTGCGgcctgagattacctcagcccgtgtacgaaaatcatttctcgcgctatattcccttttctatttttaggttgcctatttaaacttttcttcattcttattcattaggcgaccagatgggacccaggaagaacatacccaagaagagcatggctggctcgtcatcccagcaagCCAGCTAGGGGAAAGGGATTGCGGTGGattctcccatcccccacttcggtcccacggtggagaaagaggtcgaggtgggacctgacgctttcttcgaggctgagaggatagtctcgaagattacgacccaagggagggtcaacaagatcctgttgtcccataacatcgaaattgggacaggcgctcttgttgcccgacctcccctcgagggtgagaggagctgcacgcctctcgacgaggagttcgtggcttggagcgatgaacacctcaaggctggggcctttctaCCTCTGGACCTGAATTatgtgaagctggctcccttccgactgccccctaactcctaccgtatGCTAGCaaggctgaggtacctcttcctgaggcacgagttggaggtccctacaccagcggacatccttttcttcttctgcctcaaagccagcccgaatcaacggggacgaggcgacgggttctactatttgacccattttcccaactctcctgcagtcatcgagctgcccagccaccccaacgacttcaaggaccagttcttcatgtcgacgggatTTTACAACtgcgaataccactacttcaaccatcgTCGTAAGTTCTCTCTCTATTCTCAGCTCGCGAAATCACCATATTGATTTATTTCTTTTCGCGCGTATTGACTTGAACatcatcgtgcagccatttttgcgaggatggccaaatcggtgacccttgggggtcaatacgataccttggcggggctcccaccaaGTGAAAAATACTACTACCAGCTCGTATCTAATGAGACGATGctagcgtgtaagttaatttctccgaGTCAGACTCTAGCCTTGAGGAGGTCGTGGGCTATCCCAGTAGCTGGTGAGCTGGTGCCCATCCCCGAGGGGGATGCCGCGGACAATGACGAGTAGGACGAAGAAGATGAGGTGCCACTCGTGCGACGAAAGCGAGCTCTCGAGGATGCTCAGGGCCTCGACGTGGATCAGATTCAGTcgggggcagcagtcggcccctccggccaaggtagcCCATAcctatttagggacttagatagggctgccgcagacctaaagcttgctaggtttaacccaagccagctcgtacatcatcatcgagatgacccagaccttaacataaccctactccagtgtgtagatcaactagtgaTGCGCCATGATATGGGTCGTCCTatgggtaccgtagtagtagacaacaccctatcctttaggtcggccttctttgaggagtacgggaccaaccttaggtcgtggccctcccttttggagggtgtagtcgctccagggcttaggcaatatgtagaggagtccagtcctgaggcaaATCCGGACCCAAAGCCCTCTCTCACCCGTGAagtaataaacttagactcccctatagaagctctgaggccggaggtcgtggcaatagattcctcctctagctcggagggtaagaccttttcaatacacctttagatttttcttgtaataaagaaaccttacatgtatactaatgCTCCCTTCTTTTTGttttaggcgaagagatggcaCAGCCCAGACACAATGTCCTGCGATCCATCTTCCaagggggaatcctccctccgaATCGTCTGGGCCACTGATCAAGAAACCCCAGCTGACCAAGAAGTCTCCTTCTgccgggaccacctccaagtctcccgccaaggggaggggccaggtccTTACAGCCACAAAGAACAAGCCcacacctcccccgcgacctccagcCCCTGCTCGGGAACAAGAGGCACCAGCTGGAACCCCGCCAGTTCCCACTCCCACCGTGCGCATCCCGATTAACACCCAGGCCCTAGAGAAAATCCTcgaggccttccgagggacggtctatgagaccgcgagctatacggtggagcattattacaatgccaccccgagggatttgagggagatcgagacgaggagccttgagaatgtcatggagtcttcgctggggatgaccctcacggtaagtttacttagttaaatttCTTTACTTTCTTCCTAGCACGTGCCTTACTATCTATgtctttgcaggcggctttggctctacaccgcagcatagctcagtccagggccaggattgacaagatcaggggcgagttccagactgctcaggccgctctCGCATCTGCCCAACAGcaagagcaaagtgccaaggttGCCCTGACGGCTGCCAAAGAAAGTGAAAAGGCCGCACAGGTTGCCTTGGCCGCTGCGAAgaccgagctcgaggaggccaaggctaagcagttggaggccgaggccgccatcgtggcagagagggcgtcctccagctcctccatggaggccatgctctaccattgctgggcctttaactaggatggcgacttctcctttttGGCGCCTGAGGTATGGGAGCCATTCCTTGAGAAGTTCAAAGCCCGTCTTCAACAGGAGccaccttctgagactggggagacttctaCTACTGGCGAGCAAGAGACCAAaggggtgacctcatcggagcgaCCTGGGGGGGCTTAGCactttttgtatttttcttttatttacctgtAATAATTTACCACAAGGTTTTTCCTCCTTGAGATAATTGGTTTTAGTTACCCtgaatttcatcatttatttttctttttaatatgatgtgattgataaaaacctagttcgcgttagtttattGATTTTTTCTTCGAAGCTACAAAGCATTGCCagtcaattttaaccaacttctaagttttagaacctggttattaatttttaaaaagcttagttcgcattaattttatcgacaccccgtgttctttaggaaaaacactgaattaatcaatttaactaacttctaagcttCGAGACCTGGTTGtttccaggacatttatttaaaaacttagttcgcgctagttttatcgacaccccgtgttctttaggaaaaacactgaattaatcaatttaactaacttctaagtttcaggacctggtttcatccaggacatttatttaaaaacttagttcgcgctagttttatcgacaccccgTGCTCTTTAGgtaaaacactggttagtcaatttaactaacttctaagttttaggacctggtcgtatccaggacattgatttaacaacttagttcgcgttagttttatcgacacctcgttctctttaggaaaaacactggttagtcaatttaactaacttttaagttttaggaactggtcgtatccaggatatatgccccccaagtaatcagaaagggatctttcttggttacttggaacacGCTTTTCTAACACTACCCGCACACATAAACATACAACGATATACAaaagtacttctcattttttaataaaacaaggtggctttcataattaagccttacaaaagtaggactattgataatatttctttaggtgtatagcgttccatgtccgtgggactgcttctccattaggccgagctagtttaaaggtcccttccttcacaacctctattatctgatagggtccttcccagttttgtcccaaaactccatccttgggatccttactagctaagaagactcttcgaaGCACCAGGTtgcctaagttaaagatgcgtctcttgacctttgagttgaaataacgagagatcttttgttgataatgcgcaagCTATAGCTGCGAAGCTTTTCTTTTTTCaccaattaggtcgagggacgcgctgagcaatttgtcattctggtcttggtcaaacgcccagactctatgcgaggctatctttgtttcgacaagAAGGACGGCCTTGctcccgaaagtcagggagaaaggagtgtgacccgtcgaagttcggtgcgaggtccggtacgcccacagcacctgagggagctgttcaggccaaactcccttggcttcatccaacctcttcttaaggctcgcttttagtgtcttgttcacagcctcgacctgtctattagcctgggggtaggccacgaaggaaaaacttttaattatgtcgtgcctttcgcagaatttggtgaagaggtcgctatcgaactttgttccgttatccgacacgatcttctttggcagcccgaatcagcagacaatattcttaaccacaaattcgaggaccctctttgatgtaatcgtCACCAGGGGCTCCGCTtttgcccattttgtgaagtagttaatagccaccaccgcatagtgaactcctccttttcccgtgggcagggcaccgactaaatcgattccccagaccatgaatggccatggggacgagatcatcttcagctcgactggaagTGCTCGGGCGACCGTggcaaaccgctggcacttgtcgcacttttggacataagaaatcgagtccttcgatagagtgggccaataatatccttgccttaatatctttaaggccaggttttgccccccagcgtgatctccacaaaatccctcatgcattTCCTGCAGAATAGtttttgcttcgcctggcagaacacaccacataagaggtaaagaaagaccacgctggtacaacatcccgtctaccattgtatacctcggagcttggtaaagtatcctcctTGCATCGTTTcactcttcaggtaactttcctgttgtgaggtactcaactatgggagtcatccaggtcgactTGGCGTCAATCATCTTGACCTCCCTCCTagtttcctctatgcttggcctttccaagaattccactggtatcAGGCCCAAGGTTTCGCCCTCCCCGGATGTGGCGAGCTTCGCTAAggcgtcagcattggcattctgctcccgaggtatctattCAACTAGGTTGTGCTCAAATGCGaacagctccttctttaccttggccaggtaggccgccatcttggttccccgcgcttggtattctcctaatacctgatttaccacgagctgggaatcattgtagcactggatggagctggcTTTCAGTTcatgggccacccttagcccagcctaTAAAGCTTcctactcggcctcgttgttggatgctttgaatttGATCCGCAACatggagtggaaacgatgtccctccggggatattaaaatgacTCTAGCTCTGgatccgttctcgttagacgaaccgtccacaaagactttccatgaggctcgtaccggttcttccactggttcctcttggaatcccgtgaattctgctacaaaatcagccagagcttggcttttgatcccAGTTCGCagcacgtacaatatctcaaattagctgagctcgatagcccacttcaaaagacgccccaatgcctcaggtttctgcaaaacctaccttaaaggttcaTCAATTAtgatgtggattgaatgggacttgaagtacggcctgagccgtgataaggcagaacgccatcttttccatcatcgGATATCtagactcagctccgaggagcctcttgctaatgtagtagaccgaCTTCTGAGACCGATCCTCCTCACGAACCAGCACGGTGCTGGCTGCATCTTCCGTTACaactaggtaaagaaaaagaggctctcctgctgttggcttagataacacgggcggctcggctaaatgtatttttaggtcgaggaaagcatgctcacactcatcggtccactcaaattttttatttccatggagcaggttatagaatggtaaacacttgtcggttgatttggaaatgaaccgattaagggctgccacccttcctgttagactttggatgtcttttcgcgaccggggtgatggcatttcgagtagcaacttgattttatcggggttcgcctctattcctctggtgttgactatgaaacccataaattttcctgacgcaaccccgaaggtacatttttggggattcagcctcataccgtactatcttaaaatcttaaaacattccttcagatcggggacatggttatcggtagttttttacttgaccaacatgtcgtcaacatacacttctatgtttttcccgatctgattagcaaacatcctgttaaccaatctctgatatgtagctcctgcattcttcagcccgaagggcatgaccttgtaacaataaacattagttggggTTAGGGATGCACATGGGGACGGGGCGGTGCGGGGAATGCATTCCCCGTCCCCGTCCCCGACCCCTATTATTTTCCCCCGGCCCCGCCCCGTCCCCACACATTCCCCGGCGGGGAACGGGGCGGGGAATCCCCGTCGGTAATGAACACTATAACGGGGACCCGTTTATTAAAAAAGTTGGATAacacaaataattttttatattttcgaaattaaaaaatatttgtaaACACCAAATTAAAACAACATAAAACTAAATTCTTCATTCCATAATTGATAGTCATATAGATAAGTTCCAAAATTAAAAACTTTGCAATGATAAACTTAAAatcaataaacataaacttaaagaCCATAAACATAAACTTGAAGTCCAAACAAACACACAAACTTAATAAATTGTAATAACATCTTCATCTTCAACTTTGAAAACTAATAGTCATCACCACCATTCAAGAGCCTTCTTTCTTCAAGAATCAAAATCCACAAAACTTGGACCCTAAAAGAAAATTTTCAATtataagtaaaaatatattttaaagaaaaaaaataataatataaacaaaaaaaaataattaatgctAAACTTACCGCTTCATCATCTTCAACATCATCAAAGAATGTACTATGTGAAATCTCATTTTGTGATGCATCTAAAAAATTCAACAAGAAATCTGATTATAGAAATCTGGATGATTCAAAaagaattatatatgtatattactaATACTATCCATGTTTCAAAGAGATAATCTCCAATATACAGCTTTCAccaattttgtttttcttttttgaccAAAGTGGAATTTTACCACGTTTCAATAAAAggaatgtacatatatatatttatggataAAAAAATTGCATTACTGGTTGTTGtcatcaaagaaaaaaaataaaatatgtcatTTTATAAGCTCTTTGCTTTGggtataaaagaaaaataaataataagagtAATTTATAATAAACATACCTAGTTTCTCATCCCATAACCAATCTTGAGTACATACTAATGCCTCCAACATACTCGGGTGAAGCCTATTACGACAAGGAGTCACATGTCTTCCACTAGTACTGAAAGCAGACTCAGAAGCTACTGTAAACACTGGGATAGCCAAAACATCTCTAGCAACTTGTTGTAATGTTGGATACTTAAGACCATTTGTCTTCCACCAAGCTAAAATATCAAACTCTTCACTCCTAGGCAAAACTGCTTCCTCCAAGTAGAACTCTAACTCAGACGTGAAAGTATCCACCTTCTACTAACGAACAAGTCATAACCAGCTAAAGGATCCACATATCCATCACTATCCCCTCCAACTCCAGAAGCATTGGATAAAGGATCAGGAAGATTTTCTTTTCCATCATTTGGTTTGTATTCTTTCACCAAATCATAGCACAACATTCTAATTCGTTCAACTTCATTTTGATATTCACCAACATAAATTTTAGGAAAATAATACTCAATCAATTTCATCTTAAACCTTGGATCCATAACAGTTGCTATGGCTAATATGCCATGAATGGAAGTCCAATACTGCTCAAATTTATCCATCATATTTGATGCCATTATCCTAATCTCATCGTATGAAGACTTAAGACACTCCTTAAGCAACAACCAAATATCACAAATCTTAGAGAAGAATAGATTAGTAGTAGGATATTTGGTCCCAGAAAACATCTCAGTGACATGGTAAAACAACTTCAGTTTCTCACACATAACTTTTGCCAAAAGCCAATCTCGCTCACTAGGttcttttttgtaatttttctcaGTGTGTATTAAGCGACTGAACACATCTTTATAAACAATGGCACTAGTAAGCATCAAATAAGTAGAATTCCACCTAGTCTTACAATCAAGCACTAGCTTTTTATTGCTTGCACATgataatcctttcttagcctctTCAAACTTTTCAACTCTTTTTGGAGTACCAGTCCAAAAAACTACACTCTCACGTATAGTTTCTATGGCACCTTGAATTGCTCCTAATCCTTGTTGGACAATCAAGTTCAAGATATGAGCAGAACATTTCATATGAACTAATTCACCTTTCATTAGTAAAGAAGcatttctcaatttttctttcatttgatcCATCATGGCAATATTCACAGTACAGTTATCTCAAGTAAGAGTAGACAACTTACGTTCAAGAGACCATTCAACCAAACACTCCATCAACACTTTTGCTAATAACTTAGCAGTATGAGGGGCAGGCACATATATAAACCTAAATGCATATAATAAAAAGTAATTAATTAGCACACACTCATATTAAATATACacataaaatacaaaatattatacAAATTATCTTATTACCTGATAATTCGATTGTGCAAATTCCATGAATCATCAATATAATGTGCAGTCACCACCATATACCCTCTCTTTTGATTATTTGATGTCCACATGTCAGTTGTGATTGCAACTCTACTACAATTGTCACTAATTGAGTTCTTTGTCTTGGTCTTCTCATTCTCATATATCTTCAATATATCCCTCCTAATAGTACTTCGAGATACATTCTTGAAAAATGGCTGAAGAGAGTTGACAAAATCTCTAAATCCATGATGTTCAACCATATTGAGTGGATACTCATGCAAAACAATCATTTTAGCAAGTTTGTGTCTTGAACACTCTTGATCAAAGTTGTGAGCAGCTAGTGAagtacttccatccttcttcttactTGGATTTAAGATTGATTGTTTTATATCTCGATGCTTCCTAAGAGGACATATGTTAAAATGATCACGCAAA contains the following coding sequences:
- the LOC133789861 gene encoding zinc finger BED domain-containing protein RICESLEEPER 2-like, yielding MMDQMKEKLRNASLLMKGELVHMKCSAHILNLIVQQGLGAIQGAIETIRESVVFWTGTPKRVEKFEEAKKGLSCASNKKLVLDCKTRWNSTYLMLTSAIVYKDVFSRLIHTEKNYKKEPSERDWLLAKVMCEKLKLFYHVTEMFSGTKYPTTNLFFSKICDIWLLLKECLKSSYDEIRIMASNMMDKFEQYWTSIHGILAIATVMDPRFKMKLIEYYFPKIYVGEYQNEVERIRMLCYDLVKEYKPNDGKENLPDPLSNASGVGGDSDGYVDPLAGYDLFVSRRWILSRLS
- the LOC133792096 gene encoding zinc finger BED domain-containing protein RICESLEEPER 3-like; the encoded protein is MTEIGSPKEDTPSTYGQNEGIIPTGPIDLDSSIPSSPKNDESMTATQSNVDSEKTETKRKLTSFVWNHFKKQKINGVDKAICNYCKKILGGSSKNGTTHLRDHFNICPLRKHRDIKQSILNPSKKKDGSTSLAAHNFDQECSRHKLAKMIVLHEYPLNMVEHHGFRDFVNSLQPFFKNVSRSTIRRDILKIYENEKTKTKNSISDNCSRVAITTDMWTSNNQKRGYMVVTAHYIDDSWNLHNRIIRFIYVPAPHTAKLLAKVLMECLVEWSLERKLSTLT